The Streptomyces sp. NBC_01255 genome window below encodes:
- a CDS encoding DUF3662 and FHA domain-containing protein, translated as MGVLKRFEQRLEGLVNGTFAKVFKSEVQPVEIAGALQRECDNNATIWNRERTVVPNDFIVELSTPDYERLSPYSGQLGDELAGLVRDYAKQQRYTFMGPIKVHLEKADDLDTGLYRVRSRTLASSTSQPQPPAAGQQQPHQQQGQAQGRGGYGYPPAGAPPMPASPPPGAPGQRPTAAAGRPAGGPVAMPGTGSGAGAGSQVRRWIEINGTRHQISRPTLVLGRSTDADVRIDDPGVSRRHCEIRTGTPSTIQDLGSTNGIVVDGQHTTRATLRDGSRIVVGSTTIVYRQAEG; from the coding sequence ATGGGAGTCCTGAAGCGATTCGAGCAGCGCCTCGAAGGTCTGGTCAACGGCACCTTCGCCAAGGTCTTCAAGTCCGAGGTCCAGCCCGTCGAGATCGCCGGCGCGCTCCAGCGCGAGTGCGACAACAACGCGACGATCTGGAACCGCGAGCGGACCGTCGTCCCGAACGACTTCATCGTGGAGCTGAGCACGCCGGACTACGAGCGCCTCAGCCCCTACTCGGGTCAGCTGGGCGACGAGCTCGCCGGCCTGGTCCGGGACTACGCGAAGCAGCAGCGGTACACCTTCATGGGCCCGATCAAGGTCCATCTGGAGAAGGCCGACGACCTCGACACCGGTCTCTACCGGGTGCGCAGCCGCACCCTCGCGTCGAGTACGTCACAGCCGCAGCCGCCCGCGGCCGGACAGCAGCAGCCCCACCAGCAGCAGGGCCAGGCACAGGGCCGCGGCGGTTACGGGTACCCCCCGGCCGGCGCCCCGCCCATGCCCGCCTCGCCTCCTCCCGGCGCCCCCGGCCAGCGGCCCACGGCAGCCGCGGGACGCCCGGCGGGCGGCCCCGTGGCCATGCCCGGCACGGGCTCCGGGGCCGGAGCAGGCTCCCAGGTCCGCCGCTGGATCGAGATCAACGGCACCCGCCATCAGATCTCCCGCCCGACCCTGGTCCTCGGCCGCAGCACCGACGCGGACGTGAGGATCGACGATCCCGGCGTCTCCCGCCGGCACTGCGAGATCCGGACCGGAACGCCCTCGACGATCCAGGATCTGGGATCCACCAACGGCATCGTGGTGGACGGGCAGCACACCACCCGCGCTACGCTCCGCGA
- a CDS encoding sensor histidine kinase codes for MTGTGTGLRAGIGVRVAAWWGWFAVPGQWSRRRTAGEISLAVVVALLAAGSEELLGGEGWRLAGVAAGAAVLSLLRRRLPAGVLVAAAALAPFLPGFGPLLIVVSWSAGRYIAGAGRALAAFMAAFVLDVGGTLLETWDRQRLLTVAFLATLYYLGTTLAPGLAHRYWTQRRTLLHALQERNAQLLRERTMVAWQARLRERQRIAQDMHDSLGHQLALIAVHTGALEVDRELSERQREVVGVLRNASVTAMHELREVVGILRDGIEATGGTASAPARAGDETGRAARGTAGIEGLVVAARAAGTTVGLSRLGEERSLAPAADHAAYRIVQEALTNAYKYAPGAPIAVELRYEPDTFVVEVLNEASAGGPAKDVVSGGQGLTGLAERARLVGGMCHAGPADGGGFRVAGMLPYGAAPVAEAAPLVDAADDFRQQSTRPLVGDGRPVVVGPADWTFTERELAMAVRGGRGRSMGAGGGVALGCGIAFGAVVLLVVAAGFGLFFMIGSLEKGMIEPEQYDGVKVGMTEREVRDRLPSGDSIATAGLGGKGPARPEGADCLLLLSSETGESFDEEPVFRFCFKDGKLIEKKSYVVEQR; via the coding sequence GTGACGGGGACGGGGACGGGGCTCAGGGCCGGGATCGGGGTCAGGGTCGCCGCTTGGTGGGGATGGTTCGCCGTACCGGGACAGTGGTCGCGGCGCAGGACCGCCGGCGAGATCTCGCTCGCCGTGGTCGTCGCTCTGCTCGCCGCCGGGAGCGAGGAGCTCCTGGGCGGTGAGGGCTGGCGGCTGGCCGGGGTCGCCGCCGGTGCCGCCGTGCTGTCGCTGCTGCGGCGCAGGCTGCCCGCGGGCGTGCTCGTCGCCGCCGCGGCGCTCGCTCCCTTCCTGCCGGGATTCGGGCCGCTGCTGATCGTGGTCAGCTGGTCGGCCGGCCGGTACATCGCGGGCGCCGGGCGGGCGCTGGCCGCGTTCATGGCCGCCTTCGTCCTGGACGTCGGGGGGACGCTCCTGGAGACCTGGGACCGGCAGCGGCTGCTCACGGTGGCCTTCCTCGCGACCCTCTACTACCTCGGCACCACCCTGGCGCCCGGGCTCGCCCACCGTTACTGGACCCAGCGGCGGACCCTGTTGCACGCCCTCCAGGAGCGCAACGCCCAGCTGCTGCGGGAGCGGACGATGGTGGCCTGGCAGGCGCGGCTGCGGGAGCGGCAGCGGATCGCCCAGGACATGCACGACAGCCTCGGGCACCAGCTGGCGCTGATCGCCGTGCACACGGGGGCCCTGGAGGTGGACCGGGAGCTGAGCGAGCGGCAGCGCGAGGTCGTCGGAGTCCTGCGGAACGCCTCGGTGACGGCGATGCACGAGCTGCGGGAGGTCGTCGGCATATTGCGCGACGGGATCGAGGCGACGGGAGGAACGGCCTCGGCGCCCGCGCGGGCCGGGGACGAGACGGGGCGGGCGGCGCGGGGGACCGCCGGCATCGAGGGGCTCGTGGTGGCGGCCAGGGCGGCCGGAACCACCGTCGGGCTGAGCCGGCTCGGGGAGGAGCGGTCACTGGCACCGGCCGCGGACCACGCCGCGTACAGAATCGTGCAGGAGGCGCTGACCAATGCCTACAAGTACGCGCCGGGGGCGCCGATCGCCGTCGAGCTGCGGTACGAGCCGGACACCTTCGTCGTGGAGGTCCTCAACGAGGCGTCGGCGGGCGGCCCGGCCAAAGACGTGGTGAGCGGCGGACAGGGGCTGACGGGACTCGCCGAGCGCGCGCGGCTGGTGGGCGGCATGTGTCACGCGGGTCCGGCCGACGGAGGTGGGTTCCGAGTGGCCGGGATGCTGCCGTACGGAGCGGCACCCGTCGCCGAGGCAGCGCCTTTGGTCGATGCCGCCGACGACTTCCGGCAGCAGTCGACGAGACCGCTGGTGGGCGATGGTCGTCCGGTCGTGGTCGGACCGGCCGACTGGACGTTCACGGAGCGGGAGCTGGCGATGGCGGTACGCGGGGGCAGAGGCAGGAGCATGGGCGCAGGTGGCGGGGTCGCGCTGGGCTGCGGGATCGCCTTCGGTGCGGTCGTCCTGCTCGTGGTGGCGGCGGGTTTCGGTCTCTTCTTCATGATCGGTTCCTTGGAGAAGGGGATGATCGAACCCGAGCAGTACGACGGGGTGAAGGTCGGTATGACCGAGCGCGAGGTCCGCGACCGACTCCCGTCGGGCGACTCGATCGCCACCGCGGGTCTGGGTGGCAAGGGGCCCGCGCGGCCGGAGGGCGCCGACTGTCTGCTGCTGCTCTCCTCGGAGACCGGTGAGTCCTTCGACGAGGAGCCCGTTTTCCGGTTCTGCTTCAAGGACGGCAAGCTGATCGAGAAGAAGTCGTACGTGGTCGAGCAGCGGTGA
- a CDS encoding response regulator transcription factor, translating into MAGQPIRVVIADDEPLIRAGIRMILISDPDIEVVAEAADGRAAVEAARAHAADVVLLDIQMPVLDGLSALPELRRAAPAARVIVLTTFGERENVLRALEHGGAGFLLKDTAPAELIRAVRAAAAGDAYLSPAATRHVVERLATGREAARSEQARVRVAALSEKEREVLAVLGEGLSNADAGRRLHMSEATVKTYVSRILAKLDCENRVQAALLARDAGL; encoded by the coding sequence GTGGCAGGGCAGCCCATCAGGGTCGTGATCGCCGATGACGAGCCCCTGATCCGGGCCGGGATCCGGATGATCCTCATCTCGGACCCGGACATCGAGGTGGTCGCCGAGGCGGCCGACGGCCGGGCGGCCGTCGAGGCGGCGCGGGCGCACGCCGCCGACGTGGTGCTGCTCGACATCCAGATGCCGGTGCTCGACGGCCTCTCCGCGCTGCCGGAGCTGCGGCGGGCCGCACCGGCGGCCCGGGTGATCGTCCTGACGACCTTCGGCGAGCGGGAGAACGTGCTGCGGGCCCTGGAGCACGGGGGTGCCGGGTTCCTGCTCAAGGACACGGCGCCGGCCGAGCTGATCAGGGCGGTGCGAGCGGCGGCGGCGGGGGACGCCTATCTGTCGCCGGCGGCGACCCGGCACGTGGTGGAGCGGCTCGCCACGGGCCGGGAGGCCGCGCGGTCCGAGCAGGCGCGGGTGCGGGTGGCGGCGCTGAGCGAGAAGGAGCGCGAGGTGTTGGCCGTGCTCGGGGAGGGGCTCTCCAACGCGGACGCGGGCCGACGGCTGCACATGAGCGAGGCCACGGTGAAGACGTACGTGAGCCGGATCCTGGCCAAGCTGGACTGCGAGAACCGGGTGCAGGCGGCGCTGCTGGCCCGGGACGCGGGGCTGTAG
- a CDS encoding MarR family winged helix-turn-helix transcriptional regulator: protein MTGGAEVPREASVDVIQRELTAFARRARAAAARVHPELPLVSYTLLAHIDDQRGCRATDLAAHYLLDKSTVSRQVATLEKLGFVERRPAPDDHRVQVLHPTEAGAEVLASAQTSRLAAYQERLRDWSADDLARFAAYLLRYNTASTSGLPDTTPR from the coding sequence ATGACCGGTGGCGCAGAGGTACCGCGCGAGGCGTCCGTGGACGTCATCCAGCGCGAGCTGACGGCCTTCGCGCGCCGCGCCCGCGCCGCGGCGGCCCGGGTCCACCCCGAGCTCCCGCTCGTCTCCTACACGCTGCTCGCCCACATCGACGACCAGCGCGGCTGCCGCGCCACGGACCTCGCGGCCCACTACCTGCTGGACAAGTCGACGGTCAGCCGCCAGGTCGCCACCCTGGAGAAGCTCGGCTTCGTCGAGCGCCGGCCCGCCCCCGACGACCACCGCGTCCAGGTCCTGCACCCCACCGAGGCGGGCGCCGAGGTCCTCGCCTCAGCGCAGACGAGCCGCCTCGCCGCCTACCAGGAACGCCTCAGGGACTGGTCGGCCGACGACCTCGCCCGGTTCGCCGCGTACCTGCTCCGCTACAACACCGCGAGCACGAGCGGCCTCCCGGACACCACCCCGCGCTGA
- a CDS encoding DUF2252 domain-containing protein: protein MDEIRAVVPGQRGTDGAADGERVPHVPGFARRGADGGAGVSSRDAGKGLRGRVPRSAHDRPALAADRPDAVRAVEDSSRDRVPELAPIRVGRMAASPFAFLRGSAGLMAQDLVTTPVTGISAQLCGDAHAANFGLYGDARGRLVMDLNDFDETIVGPWEWDLKRLVTSLVLAGREVGASEEVCRAAAFDTVGAYRRTMRLLARLPALDAWNAIADEELVSHTDARDLLGTLERVSAKARNNTSARFAARSTEAVTDAEGGGRRFVDAPPVLRRVPDVEAAAVAASLGGYLETVSEDRLPLLARYAVHDVAFRVVGTGSVGTRSYVVLLLDHRGEPLVLQVKEARPSALLPYLPAVGFTVPDHGHEGRRVVLGQKRMQVVSDNLLGWTTVEGRPFQVRQFRNRKGSVDPVALTVDQVDDYGRMTGALLARAHAHSADPRLIAGYCGKNEELDEAVASFAVSYADRTTADHADLLAAVRAGRIAAELGV, encoded by the coding sequence ATGGACGAGATCCGGGCCGTGGTGCCGGGACAGCGCGGTACGGACGGGGCGGCGGACGGTGAGCGCGTCCCGCACGTACCGGGCTTCGCGCGCCGTGGCGCCGATGGTGGCGCAGGGGTCTCCTCCAGGGACGCCGGCAAGGGACTGCGCGGCCGGGTGCCCCGCTCCGCGCACGACCGGCCGGCCCTCGCGGCCGACCGGCCGGACGCCGTCCGCGCCGTCGAGGACTCCAGCCGGGACCGGGTGCCCGAGCTCGCGCCGATACGGGTCGGGAGGATGGCGGCGAGCCCCTTCGCCTTTCTGCGCGGATCCGCCGGGCTGATGGCCCAGGACCTCGTCACGACCCCCGTCACCGGGATATCCGCCCAGCTGTGCGGTGACGCGCACGCCGCCAACTTCGGTCTCTACGGCGACGCCCGCGGACGGCTCGTCATGGACCTCAACGACTTCGACGAGACGATCGTCGGCCCCTGGGAATGGGACCTCAAGCGGCTCGTCACCTCTCTCGTCCTCGCCGGGCGCGAGGTCGGCGCGAGCGAGGAGGTGTGCCGGGCGGCCGCGTTCGACACCGTCGGCGCCTACCGGCGCACCATGCGCCTCCTGGCCCGGCTGCCCGCCCTCGACGCCTGGAACGCGATAGCCGACGAGGAACTCGTCTCGCACACCGACGCCCGCGATCTCCTCGGCACGCTGGAGAGGGTCTCGGCGAAGGCCCGGAACAACACCAGTGCCCGGTTCGCCGCCCGGTCGACCGAGGCCGTGACCGATGCCGAGGGCGGCGGACGCAGATTCGTGGACGCTCCCCCGGTACTGCGCAGGGTTCCCGACGTCGAGGCGGCGGCCGTCGCCGCCTCCCTCGGCGGCTACCTGGAGACCGTGTCCGAGGACCGGCTGCCGCTCCTCGCGCGGTACGCCGTCCACGACGTGGCCTTCCGGGTCGTCGGCACCGGCAGCGTCGGCACCCGTTCCTATGTCGTGCTGCTGCTCGACCACCGGGGCGAGCCGCTGGTGCTCCAGGTGAAGGAGGCGAGGCCTTCGGCCCTCCTGCCGTATCTGCCGGCCGTGGGCTTCACCGTGCCGGACCACGGCCACGAGGGGCGGCGGGTGGTCCTCGGGCAGAAGCGGATGCAGGTGGTGAGCGACAACCTGCTCGGCTGGACCACGGTCGAAGGGCGCCCCTTCCAGGTGCGTCAGTTCCGCAACCGCAAGGGCAGCGTCGACCCCGTCGCGCTCACCGTGGACCAGGTCGACGACTACGGCCGGATGACCGGGGCTCTGCTGGCCCGGGCGCACGCCCACAGCGCCGATCCGCGTCTGATAGCCGGCTACTGCGGCAAGAACGAGGAGCTGGACGAGGCGGTCGCGTCCTTCGCCGTCTCGTACGCGGACCGCACCACCGCGGACCACGCCGACCTGCTCGCCGCGGTCAGGGCGGGGCGGATAGCGGCGGAACTGGGCGTCTGA
- a CDS encoding rhodanese-like domain-containing protein: MNFSPLPSVDAAAVPADGLVLDVREDNEWEAGHVEGALHVPMSDFVARFGEVTEAVAEHGRAYVMCRVGGRSAQVTQYLVQQGFDAVNIDGGMLAWDGAGRPMVTGSGSPAFVL; the protein is encoded by the coding sequence ATGAATTTCTCCCCGCTGCCCTCGGTGGACGCGGCTGCCGTGCCGGCCGATGGCCTGGTGCTGGACGTCCGGGAGGACAACGAATGGGAAGCCGGCCACGTCGAGGGTGCGCTGCACGTGCCGATGAGCGACTTCGTGGCGCGCTTCGGTGAGGTGACGGAGGCGGTGGCCGAGCACGGTCGCGCCTATGTGATGTGCCGGGTGGGCGGCCGGTCGGCGCAGGTCACGCAGTATCTGGTGCAGCAGGGCTTCGATGCGGTGAACATCGACGGCGGGATGCTGGCCTGGGACGGTGCCGGGCGTCCGATGGTGACGGGAAGCGGGAGCCCGGCTTTCGTCCTCTGA
- a CDS encoding acyl-CoA dehydrogenase family protein: MDFTFTEEQQAAVEAAKAVFTSVTPDAVPSPALTPGAVSEDLDRSLWSRLAAADLLGLVLPPEHGGAGLDPVAFCLVLRESARVLARVPLLETGAVAMTVDRYADPSTAAALLPRVCRGELVLTAASHGRTGHDPADRAVTAHRDGTTWILDGLQSTVPWAHGADIVAVPAHTEDRTVLALIPRTHEGVTLAEQYSTSGELLAELHLDAVRLDSTEVIDAEGACERLSELLTTGTCALALGLGEAVLTMTSQYTGKREQFGHPVATFQAVAVQTADRYIDLRAMEATLWQAAWRVSTGAEGALPAAGDIAVAKIWASEGVRRVVQTAQHLHGGFGADTDYPLHRYHAWAKQLELSLGPAAAHEEALGDLLATHPLA, from the coding sequence GTGGACTTCACCTTCACCGAAGAGCAACAGGCAGCCGTCGAGGCGGCCAAGGCGGTCTTCACGAGCGTCACACCCGACGCGGTACCGAGCCCGGCCCTCACCCCGGGCGCCGTCTCCGAGGACCTCGACCGGTCACTCTGGTCCCGCCTCGCCGCCGCCGACCTGCTCGGTCTCGTCCTGCCCCCCGAGCACGGCGGCGCCGGACTCGACCCCGTCGCGTTCTGCCTCGTGCTGCGCGAATCCGCCCGCGTCCTCGCCCGCGTACCCCTGCTGGAAACGGGCGCCGTGGCCATGACCGTCGACCGGTACGCGGACCCGTCGACGGCCGCCGCGCTCCTCCCCCGGGTCTGCCGCGGCGAACTCGTCCTCACCGCCGCCTCCCACGGACGCACCGGCCACGACCCGGCCGACCGCGCCGTCACCGCCCACCGCGACGGCACCACCTGGATCCTCGACGGACTCCAGAGCACCGTCCCCTGGGCCCACGGCGCCGACATCGTCGCCGTCCCCGCGCACACCGAGGACCGCACCGTCCTCGCCCTGATCCCCCGCACCCACGAAGGCGTCACCCTCGCCGAGCAGTACTCCACCAGCGGTGAACTCCTCGCCGAACTCCACCTCGACGCCGTACGCCTCGACAGCACCGAGGTCATCGACGCCGAAGGCGCCTGCGAGCGACTGAGCGAGCTCCTCACCACCGGCACCTGCGCACTCGCCCTCGGACTCGGCGAGGCCGTCCTCACCATGACGAGCCAGTACACCGGCAAACGCGAACAGTTCGGCCACCCCGTGGCCACCTTCCAGGCCGTCGCCGTCCAGACCGCCGACCGCTACATCGACCTGCGCGCCATGGAGGCCACCCTCTGGCAGGCCGCCTGGCGCGTCTCCACCGGGGCCGAGGGGGCGCTCCCCGCGGCCGGGGACATCGCCGTCGCGAAGATCTGGGCGTCCGAGGGCGTACGGCGCGTGGTGCAGACCGCCCAGCACCTCCACGGGGGCTTCGGCGCCGACACCGACTACCCCCTGCACCGCTACCACGCCTGGGCCAAGCAGCTCGAACTGTCCCTCGGCCCCGCGGCCGCCCACGAGGAGGCCCTGGGCGACCTCCTGGCCACCCACCCCCTCGCCTGA